A single Camelina sativa cultivar DH55 unplaced genomic scaffold, Cs unpScaffold00573, whole genome shotgun sequence DNA region contains:
- the LOC104773556 gene encoding uncharacterized protein At4g06598-like gives MASSKGSQNLRNLACTGKQALLPPKSPFTGGPTFCADFAPASVIGSKAVHKLGEGNINHHRTSSESFLIEEQPSWLDDLLNEPETPVRKGGHRRSSSDSFAYVDVPVGFDVDYTLWDGGRYNNNSFSGGPKESDYLRSQPVPFYPSAHLPKQKMRTWDSGARPNSSSSGCLESTSIPRSGSSSSLHEADKVSCASDAKKDVSMHFINNSEKRDNSLAKSATSEADTKRARQQFAQRSRVRKIQYIAELERNVQMLQVEGSEVSAELEFLNQQNLILSLENKSLKNRLESLAQEQLIKYLEHEVLEKEIVRLRALYQLQQQHEPQQQQQPKKQGSSSHQRSKSRDLESQFTNLSLRP, from the exons ATGGCAAGTTCGAAGGGGTCTCAGAATCTTAGAAATCTGGCATGCACTGGGAAGCAGGCTTTACTTCCTCCGAAAAGTCCGTTTACTGGTGGCCCAACATTCTGTGCAGATTTTGCTCCAGCTAGTGTGATTGGATCTAAGGCTGTTCATAAGCTGGGAGAAGGAAATATCAATCATCATCGAACTTCGTCTGAGAGCTTTCTGATTGAGGAACAGCCTTCTTGGCTTGACGACCTTCTCAACGAACCTGAGACACCTGTACGGAAAGGAGGCCATCGACGGTCATCAAGTGATTCATTTGCATATGTAGATGTCCCTGTTGGTTTTGATGTTGATTACACACTTTGGGATGGTGGTAGATATAACAATAACAGTTTCTCTGGTGGTCCCAAGGAGTCTGATTACCTCAGAAGTCAGCCAGTCCCCTTCTACCCTTCAGCTCATTTGCCCAAACAGAAAATGAGAACATGGGATTCTGGTGCTCGCCCAAACAGTAGTAGTTCTGGTTGTTTGGAGAGCACCTCTATCCCAAGATCAGGGTCATCCAGTAGCCTACATGAAGCAGACAAGGTTTCTTGTGCTTCTGATGCCAAGAAAGATGTTTCTATGCATTTCATCAATAATTCCGAAAAAAGGGATAACTCTCTGGCTAAGTCTGCTACTTCCGAGGCAGATACCAAACGTGCTAGACA gCAGTTTGCTCAACGCTCTCGGGTCCGTAAAATTCAGTACATAGCTGAACTGGAAAGGAACGTCCAGATGTTACAGGTAGAGGGTTCTGAAGTGTCGGCGGAGCTTGAGTTTCTCAATCAGCAGAATCTAATCCTCAGCTTGGAGAACAAATCTCTTAAGAATCGGTTGGAAAGCTTAGCACAAGAACAGCTTATCAAGTACT TAGAACATGAAGTATTGGAGAAAGAGATAGTGAGGCTGAGGGCTTTATACCAGCTACAACAGCAGCACGAGCCGCAACAGCAACAGCAGCCAAAAAAGCAAGGATCATCTAGCCACCAGCGTTCTAAAAGTAGAGATCTAGAGTCGCAATTCACGAATCTGTCCTTGAGGCCCTAA
- the LOC104773554 gene encoding ubiquitin-like domain-containing CTD phosphatase, with translation MPFEIRSNLMASSSSSLTAALSPLTEEELTLTVKWNGKEYTVRICADDSVAELKRRICLLTTVLPKRQKLLYPKIGNKLSDDSLLLSSISFKPSLKMTMIGTVEDDIIVDQVESPEIVDDFELGKEEAVDVKDKEVNKQKLRRRIDQYKINLRTPCRKGKKLLVLDIDYTLFDHRSTAENPLQLMRPYLHEFLTAAYAEYDIMIWSATSMKWVELKMTELGVLNNPNYKITALLDHLAMITVQSDTRGIFDCKPLGLIWALLPEFYNPGNTIMFDDLRRNFVMNPQNGLTIRPFRKAHANRDTDQELVKLTQYLLTIAELHDLSSLHHSRWESFSQGNVKRRRQE, from the exons ATGCCTTTCGAAATCAGATCAAATTTAAtggcttcctcttcctcttctctgaCTGCGGCGCTCTCTCCTCTTACGGAAGAGGAACTAACTCTGACGGTTAAGTGGAATGGAAAAGAGTACACTGTCCGAATCTGTGCCGATGACTCAGTGGCGGAGTTAAAACGTCGCATCTGCCTTCTCACCACCGTCTTACCGAAACGCCAAAAGCTTCTTTATCCCAAGATCGGAAACAAACTCTCTGACGATTCTCTTCTGCTCTCTTCGATCTCCTTTAAGCCCTCGCTGAAGATGACAATGATCGG TACTGTTGAAGATGATATAATAGTTGATCAAGTAGAATCTCCAgaaattgttgatgattttgagcTTGGTAAGGAAGAAGCTGTGGATGTTAAAGACAAGGAAGTCAATAAGCAGAAGTTGAGGAGAAGAATTGATCAATACAAG ATAAATCTTCGAACGCCATGTCGCAAAGGCAAGAAACTTCTTGTTCTAGATATTGACTATACATTGTTCGATCATCGTTCTACAGCGGAGAATCCCTTGCAGCTTATGCGTCCTT ATCTCCATGAATTTCTTACTGCTGCATATGCAGAATACGATATCATGATATGGTCTGCTACCag CATGAAGTGGGTTGAGTTGAAGATGACAGAGCTGGGAGTGCTCAACAATCCTAACTACAAGATCACAGCTCTTCTCGACCATCTTGCAATGATCACGGTCCAGTCAGACACTCGTGGCATTTTTGATTGCAAACCACTAGGCTTAATTTGGGCACTGCTTCCTGAG TTCTATAATCCTGGGAACACGATAATGTTTGATGACTTAAGGAGGAATTTTGTAATGAATCCTCAAAACGGTCTAACAATCAGGCCGTTTAGGAAAGCTCACGCAAACCGAGATACAGATCAAGAGCTTGTGAAGCTGACTCAGTACCTTCTGACAATAGCAGAGCTTCATGATTTGAGCTCTCTACACCATAGCAGATGGGAATCATTCTCCCAGGGCAACGTCAAAAGGCGCAGACAGGAATGA